The Puniceicoccaceae bacterium genome includes the window CCAACATGAGCTATTCCTTACAGGGATTGAATAACTACCTCTCCAGCGCAGTCAGCAAGGGGTATTGGCTCAATAAAATCTACCCACCCACGATTCGTGAAGCCCATGAGAGCGCTGATTTTCATATTCACGACCTCAACCAGCTCAGCGTCTACTGTGTGGGCTGGGATTTGCTGGATCTCATCAAGACGGGTTTTAAGGGTGCATCTGGCAAACTCGAGGCAAAACCTCCAAAACACTTTCGCTCTGCGCTGGGGCAGATTACAAATTTCTTTTATACGCTGCAGGGTGAAGCTGCAGGCGCTCAGGCATTCTCCAATTTTGATACCCTGCTCGCTCCTTTTATCCGTTACGACAAGCTCGATAAAGATCAGGTCAAACAGTGTCTCCAGGAGTTTATTTTTAATATCAATGTGCCAACGCGTGTCGGTTTTCAAACCCCCTTCACAAACGTTACCCTTGATTTGATTTGCCCGGAACACTACGAGAATCATCCCGTCATCCTTGGAGGGCAGATGCAGCCCGAAACCTATGGAAAATTCCAGGATGAAATGAATCTTTTCAATGCTGCATTCTTCGAAGTGATGGCTGAAGGAGATGCGAAGGGGCGCATCATGACCTTTCCGATTCCCACGATTAACCTGACCCGGGATTTTGACTGGGAGAACCCTAACCTGGATGGCCTTTGGGAAATGACTGGAAAATACGGCGTTCCCTATTTCTCGAACTTCATCAATTCGGATATGGATCCATCGGACGCACGCAGCATGTGCTGCCGTCTGCGCATCGATAACACGGAACTCGAAATGCGCGGTGGTGGACTGTTTGGTGCCCATCCGCTCACGGGATCGATTGGCGTGGTCACCATCAACCTTGCCCGCATTGGCTACACTGAAGGCTCTGAGTCTGCCTTCAAAGCAAGACTCGTGCGCTTGATGGATCTCGCCAAAGACTCATTGGAGATCAAACGCAAGCTTTTGGAAAGACTCACCGATGCGAATCTCTATCCTTACACTACGTTTTACCTGCGCGCCATGAAAGAACGCTCGGGGAAATACTGGAACAACCATTTCAGCACCATCGGTCTGCTGGGAATGAATGAGGCCTGCCTAAACCTGCTTGGGTGCGACATCGGAACTGAAAAAGGCCAACAATTTGCTACGAATATCCTCGATTTCATGCGTAACCGGTTGCGCGAGTATCAGGAATCGACGGGAAACCGCTACAATCTGGAGGCCACTCCGGGAGAATCGACAACCTATCGATTTGCGTTGGCAGACAAGAAGCGCTACCCCGCTATCCGGGTTGCCAATGAACAGGAGGTGAGGTCCGGTGGTGCTCAGCCCTATTACACCAACAGCAGCCACCTCCCCGTCAATTACACCGACGATCTTTTTGAAGCACTGGACTTGCAGGATGAACTGCAAACCAAATACACTGGAGGAACTGTCGTTCATCTGTTCCTTGGAGAACGCATTGAGAACCCCCGGGTCGTTAGAAATCTGGTCCGCAAGATCGCATCCCAGTATCGCCTCCCCTACTTTTCACTGACTCCCACGTTCAGCATTTGCCCCGAACATGGGTATCTCGAAGGCGAACAGAAAGTATGCGCGCACTGTGGCAAAGAAACAGAAGTATACTCCAGGATTGTAGGCTATCTTCGACCCATTCAGCAGTGGAATCCGGGAAAATCTGCCGAGTTTGAAGACCGTTCAACCCTCAAATTTGCATCTCAAACCATGCAAAATGACATCAAGGGGAGTTCCGATAGTGTTGGATCAACGCAACGCGAAACCGCATAAGGTGCATTCCTAAACCTAAAACCGTCAGCTACAAGTCACCATGCGTATCGGAGGTTTTCAGAAAGTCTCATTCATCGACTTTCCTGAAACCATCGCCAGTGTCGTCTTTACCCAAGGCTGCAACTGGCGATGCCCCTGGTGTCATAATCCTCGCCTCGTGTATGCGGATCAGTTTGAAGATCCCATACCGGAGGCGTTGATTCTGGAATACCTCAAATCCCGAATCGGACAAGTTGAAGGTGTCGTCGTTTCAGGCGGAGAACCTACCCTGCACACAGACTTGGGAGAGTTCATGGGAAACATCCGAAAACTCGGACTCAAAACCAAGCTCGATACCAATGGCAGTCATCCTGAACACCTGAAAACACTGCTGGATGCAAACCTGCTCGATTATGTTGCAATGGATATCAAGAGCGCTCCGGAAAGCTACAACCGGCTCACTGGAGTAAAGATCGACATGACAAAGATCGTGCGCTCCATAAACCTGATTCAGCAATCCAACATCGCCCATGAATTCCGGACCACTCGGGTACCACATCTGCACAGCAAAGAGGACTTCGTTGGAATCAAAAAACTCATTGGTGAGCTCGATTGTATTCGCATTCAAGAGTTTGCCAAAGCGGGTGTTTCCATGGATTCGGCAAACTGCAAATGAGTGAGAGTCACAAGACTCAGTTCGATTCCGACCCCTGAGTGGGTTCGAGCGGCTTGATATCAAAATCACCGGGATGCTCCCCGGGGATGAGTTCGAGCCACTTTTCATCGGAATAGCGATAAACTCTGGGAAAAATCCCGGCGGCAAAGTAACTCCAGTCGAGTTGCTCATGCCACACCCACAGTGCATCGGGTT containing:
- a CDS encoding ribonucleoside triphosphate reductase, whose translation is MFQSVRKRDGRTVPFSPAAITKSLLAAGRSTGEFGEEIARKLTIRVIEYASNFVQDATPSVESIQDVAEEVLLQSPFRKTAKAYIIYREQHARMRQIASEADVDKVDQYISKLDWNVTENSNMSYSLQGLNNYLSSAVSKGYWLNKIYPPTIREAHESADFHIHDLNQLSVYCVGWDLLDLIKTGFKGASGKLEAKPPKHFRSALGQITNFFYTLQGEAAGAQAFSNFDTLLAPFIRYDKLDKDQVKQCLQEFIFNINVPTRVGFQTPFTNVTLDLICPEHYENHPVILGGQMQPETYGKFQDEMNLFNAAFFEVMAEGDAKGRIMTFPIPTINLTRDFDWENPNLDGLWEMTGKYGVPYFSNFINSDMDPSDARSMCCRLRIDNTELEMRGGGLFGAHPLTGSIGVVTINLARIGYTEGSESAFKARLVRLMDLAKDSLEIKRKLLERLTDANLYPYTTFYLRAMKERSGKYWNNHFSTIGLLGMNEACLNLLGCDIGTEKGQQFATNILDFMRNRLREYQESTGNRYNLEATPGESTTYRFALADKKRYPAIRVANEQEVRSGGAQPYYTNSSHLPVNYTDDLFEALDLQDELQTKYTGGTVVHLFLGERIENPRVVRNLVRKIASQYRLPYFSLTPTFSICPEHGYLEGEQKVCAHCGKETEVYSRIVGYLRPIQQWNPGKSAEFEDRSTLKFASQTMQNDIKGSSDSVGSTQRETA
- a CDS encoding anaerobic ribonucleoside-triphosphate reductase activating protein, with the translated sequence MRIGGFQKVSFIDFPETIASVVFTQGCNWRCPWCHNPRLVYADQFEDPIPEALILEYLKSRIGQVEGVVVSGGEPTLHTDLGEFMGNIRKLGLKTKLDTNGSHPEHLKTLLDANLLDYVAMDIKSAPESYNRLTGVKIDMTKIVRSINLIQQSNIAHEFRTTRVPHLHSKEDFVGIKKLIGELDCIRIQEFAKAGVSMDSANCK